AGGCGCCCTTTAATAGGATTAGTGAACTTCTCATTAGCGTTATTCTTGTCATATTTGTTTGGAGGAAttttcgttcatagcctatattaaattattattccacaagattaaataaaaaaaaaacgtgtgtgtacttatgtacacgcgttagaagttatacttctttggcggaACACAAtcaaaatctttacaaaaattttacctttcgccttattaattaattacagttgtaaaaaaaaacgacactaacattagaaaaaaattgatatattgaaagttttattataaaagcgttatctaattaaaaaaagtttatctaaatatcacataaaaatatttctacataattaaagaagtGGACATAATAAAATTGGAACACTAATATCTAATTATCGGACGACCAAGTTTCAGTCGATaacaaaattaaagattttcgtgaaattgaatcaattaaatcacggGAATAAGCCCGCAGAtattgacaattgaaagtgtacactgtcaaaccttatagctaacttcagggtgtcggttttttgtgacggtgtgcgctcgcatcgtaaaaatttactctcatcatttttctataacgcgccaaaagaagtataacttcaaaaaagatGTCCGTTTCAAAGCTAATAATGGCTCTGGTCAATATGACCCAGCATTGTCTTCAAAAAATGATAATGGACAACATTTTTAACCACCGACGCAAAGAAGAAGGTATTTAAAAGTTAGACGTGTCTGTCTCTGAATATGACGAaaaaagcccagtgggtaggacttcgatttcactttcgggggggcgagttcgattcccagcacgcacctctaacttttctaagttatgtgcgttttaagcaattaaaatatccagttggttcaacggtgaaaggaaacatcgtgaggaaacctgcatacctgagagttctccataatgttcttaaaggtgtttgaagtccaccaatccacactggcccagcttggtggactacgcccttctcattgtgggaggagacccgtgttctgtagtgggccggtattgggttgatatgatgaacatTATATGGATATTTAATGTATCTTATGCCTAATGTAACgcttaattaatttacaatacCTTTCTGACAAAGGCTTTTCCAACTAGGcttgtttttaaacaaattcacaCAATCGCCATACAGATGAATTTTGTACAAAATCCGCAAACCTTTTCCTTGGCTTTCCCAAGAGATTGTGCGTGAGAAACATAAATTCGCTACTCATTGGGCGATAAATAATATCTGCATTATTATTCAAAAGACCCGTCTGTTTGAAATATGGTGCAAGTTTATTGTATACCGTTTATagtttgaaatgaaaattttaaacgcTCCTTATGAATGCATTATTAAAACTTGTCATTAACACAAGTAATTGTAACTCGGTCGGCTTAATATAAGTAATCATCACCATTATCAAGAGTTACGTTGTAgcccaacacgctggccaaatgtggAGAAGTGGATATCACatgcatttgagaacattatgattTCCTTAGAGACAGCAAGTGATGATAAATtgattaaaacacacataattatGTTTTCCTAACTCGAAACTTTTGAAGTGCGTGCCGGCGAAAGGGagaaatcatattatgataacatatACACTGTATCCGcgtagtttaattaataaacttggtaactataattactattaaaacttcagttatagtgtacattattttcCTAGCTGCATTTTATCTGCACACTACTAGAACTGTTTGCAGACTACACGCTGACTGCAAACAGATAGCGTAATCGGTTGTCATTTACACCACAGATTTATCAATTTTCAGTTGACTTCCAATGCAGTCGATCTAAATTTCCTCAAAAACTAAAGGCGGTTGAAACTTTGTTTAATCGCGACATAACAAAGATGGGTCTAAAAATTGTCTCAAACTGTTTTCGTCGTACACTTTTTCCTTGTCATCATTAAAATTCAATGCTTCACATATCCTGCATAAGTGGTAAGACTTCGAGCCAAAGTAACCATGTTCATTAGCGATTGCAAAGTCATTCCTCCATCGATGATATTTGAGAAGAAGTGTCTCGTCTTGACTTATTTTGATCATGTCGTATGCTAATTTTTGTGCATTTTCATAACTGTCTACGTGTAAAAACGAGTCCGGTGGCAAAAGCTTTTCACAGACGTCTATTGAGGGGCCCATTATCACAGGTATCGCGCCTTTGCTATAGGCATGGTAAAACGATTTCTCTGTCAAATATTCATCGCATTGCGAATTCTCGAAtactaaatagaataaatattccGACATCAACTTGCAATCTGCTCTGAAATGTCCAGGACAGCTGAAACAAATAATGTTACGAGTACAATCCTATCTTGGAAATCGGAATATTGCTTCGGGTTTTTGTGTGCAAAAGGAAAACGTTTTGTAAGTTTTTGACAAAGTAGGAAGTTGTAGATATGCGTTATAACACCGGTCTAGATACTAGTGTTTCCTACCTAATCGCACTCTGCCCCTTAAGAAAATGGTTTGCCGATCTATCCATACAATTAATGTTGTGAATCTAATTGGAACTAGAGTGCAATTGCGTaagattgtttttgtttttatacactAAATATGTTGTGTTTTTGATTATACAaggctatttttaaaaaaaggtaggAATCCTAcaatattatcactaacatacaCACGATTCAGAGAAGTTATTAAAATCTTCAgtttacttttttatgaaaaattacgatacttttttcttttaataatatacttattattataaatttatgttacTGTAATAATCCTTGACCGCTTTTTGACCTTAAATGCAATCACAGCTGGttttatggttgtcactgcgtaaatTTGTATGACAACTTTGTAGAATTATATCGATACAAGTATTAATCTTTTGATAacgcttagattttttttttttgatattaatataaatgtaatgcCTTTTTGAGGTCGTCactatcgacccattaccggccctctactcGGCGTGGCGTGGGACTCCTATCAGAATGAGAGGGGTTAAAACATTAGTCCACAACGGccactggtcaagtgcggattggtagacttcacacgcctttgacaacattatgtatggacaactctcaggcatttagTTTTCTTCACAaggtttccttcgccgttaaagcaagtacaTAATATTCGAAACATTTTGTGCCGGGGATCAAATTCGGAAATCCCGAAATCTCAGGCTATTTTACCACTCTGTTCATTTCTTACGATAGCTCTaccttaataataagtaaaaaataaataaataataataatctttttttttataaatttttaatagtgtattttaatttattcttaagcattgttaataatttaaaaaaaaaggaaaataataaatgatagaagtaaataactataaaaagatGTATCAAATACCTGTTTTTATGATTCAACGAACATTTTCCATACACATCAACTGTCAAATACTCCTCCAAGCGCTTCAAGTAATCCATTCTTCTAGATACACCACAATTTGATATAAGAATTGTAACCAATATATCCGTACGTTTGTTATCCCAATACGGAACCAATGTAGACAAAGAATCCGCTGTTATTCCACTCAATATCGGCTTTTGTAAGGGTATCGTTCGGCCGTATGGTACAGGCACGTCGGAATCGCTTCTGAAAAATATTTCCTAATAAATCATCGCAAAAATAAGTAGGGTTTAGTGGTCGAGGAAATCGggaatttattacaatttgttgtGTGTCGAAAAATACGGATTGTATTGTTTCAAGAGAGGTATTATTTGTAAATGGTTTGATGCTCAATAACTCAaaagtataaaacaaaatggATTTACGAATAATTATGCTAAcctgaaaaaaagtttttttttatttaaatgttattatgacgaacactgaaaataaaatcacattcacataatataataaacaattacagttaaaataaaactaactatTGTATACATGGTATAGGTACAAACCTGACTTATTTGAAAGAGTAAATAAAATGTCCAGCTTTAGCTTATAAAATGCTCCAATATTTTCCATTTAAAGTAAAACTGTTCTTTGTCAAATAGCGAAACAACGATAAACCACATAAATCTAAGACTACTTTTGcttcttctttataataaacAAGAGCAAATACACAGATTTTATCAAAGGCAATCTTTGTAAACAACCCAGTACCAATTGCAAGATGCGACAAACGCGATACGCCACACGGCGCCGAGAGTCTGTACAAGGTAATTTAAAGACTGTCTTATCTCTTAAGACCTCTTCATTGGAATTTTAAGAGCTCTTTGCACAGCTTATCTTACTATACCTATAGAATATCGTGTGTGCGAGAAAGTCGAACTTAACCGAAAACATAGGAGTTCCAATTAGGTACATCTCTAGATACGTAGACGGCAGCGAAATGTATATAAACTAGATATGAACACATTGCTCAAAGTCATTGTTACGGCAGTTATGTTATGAGATAAGAAAGTTGACCCCCACGGTTTACGAACAACAACAAGGTATAAGGCGATATATATTCTTGTTGATGAAAATAACTTCCAGGAAATGCTTATaggaaagcttttttttatcaccctacaagttagaccttgactacaatctcacctggtggtgatgaGATGATGAGATtttgagtgatgatgcagtctaagatggtagcgagctaacctgttaaggagtatggcagttatattaaacccatacttctaatgggtttctacgcgacatcgtaccgaaacgctaaatcgcttagcagcacgtttttgtcggtaggggtaactagccacggccagaccagaccaaagaaagtTCTGGAAACAATAAATTCCCAAGtcttccctgccgggaatcgaaccctggaccacCAACTTAAAACACTGCTGCCCCAGGGAGGTCAACAAAATGTTTCCATATATGTttcttttcaaaaaaagaaattcaCAAAGGAGGAGGAGCTAATGACCTTATTTCCAACACGGTACTCaatggttggtgggctttaacgattccTATCACATTGTCTGAAgcggtgaagcggtgatagcctagaagTTAGGacttcccagcacgcacctctgacttttcgaaGCTAGgtacgttttaattaaaacatcacttacatcaacggtgacggaaaacatcgcgagggaacctgcatgcctgagagttctctataatgttctcaaaggtgtgtgaaatccaccaatctacactgggccagcatggtggactacggctaaaCCTTTgttattgtggaaggagacccgtgccctgcagtgggccggtaaagggttttATATGATGATCACATTGtcataacgtgctctccgatTCATGGAGTTGTACAATGTCAAAttcctaactccaggctggtaAGTACCTATTGGTAATTTCTGTGCAGAAAACTACGTAACAGATTTTGGGTCCGACCCGGAAAACTAACATAAGACATCGGGACTGGTAGCGCAACATGTGACCTTTTACAcaggtatttaaatttattaaatatttgtgtatttattgCATAAGTTAAGTACGCATACTTTTgtagttttgtttaataattactttgtgTACAACCCATCCTGAGGTCGCTTTCAAAGATCACTTTAAGTTATAAGGCCGAGTTTGCACCCTATATAAGAAAGACGTGTTAGTTAcaacatttataactcaagaacggctggaccaatttttatgatatttgatttttttggatttctctgaGACCGGTATAGGatgataagtattaaaatataacattcataaaaaaattaatgtataaaatatatatatataaatatatatatctacaatAAGGAATAAGCCAACCCACCTGTATGTCATGGACCAGTTAAAAACATCAGCCAGCCGTGCCAGCTCGGGTATATTTTTCGCCATTGAAAACGAGTGCACCGGAGACTCGTCGCTCAAAAATATCCATCTTTGCTTTGAGTTCCTTTTAGTTTCATTCGGAAATAGCCCGCGTTGTATGTGGATAACCACAGCATCGGCTGTGAGCAACTCTCCGTCATT
This portion of the Pararge aegeria chromosome 14, ilParAegt1.1, whole genome shotgun sequence genome encodes:
- the LOC120629330 gene encoding 4-galactosyl-N-acetylglucosaminide 3-alpha-L-fucosyltransferase FUT6-like isoform X1, which produces MRYLSTVLKRFFSFNTLFIILLICLLLLLVYKPEIKFESIYKSDMNRWMDVRYENTYRLSNSYNHEQIVDLYYEKRQNWRTSNLGSILFQNNSRGAIKYAQERQNRTFVVLIWKYWKWLVNRHVNSFSSKRLSEPLTDCSVKNCKFTGNDGELLTADAVVIHIQRGLFPNETKRNSKQRWIFLSDESPVHSFSMAKNIPELARLADVFNWSMTYRSDSDVPVPYGRTIPLQKPILSGITADSLSTLVPYWDNKRTDILVTILISNCGVSRRMDYLKRLEEYLTVDVYGKCSLNHKNSCPGHFRADCKLMSEYLFYLVFENSQCDEYLTEKSFYHAYSKGAIPVIMGPSIDVCEKLLPPDSFLHVDSYENAQKLAYDMIKISQDETLLLKYHRWRNDFAIANEHGYFGSKSYHLCRICEALNFNDDKEKVYDENSLRQFLDPSLLCRD
- the LOC120629330 gene encoding 4-galactosyl-N-acetylglucosaminide 3-alpha-L-fucosyltransferase FUT6-like isoform X2, which encodes MRYLSTVLKRFFSFNTLFIILLICLLLLLVYKPEIKFESIYKSDMNRWMDVRYENTYRLSNSYNHEQIVDLYYEKRQNWRTSNLGSILFQNNSRGAIKYAQERQNRTFVVLIWKYWKWLVNRHVNSFSSKRLSEPLTDCSVKNCKFTGNDGELLTADAVVIHIQRGLFPNETKRNSKQRWIFLSDESPVHSFSMAKNIPELARLADVFNWSMTYSDSDVPVPYGRTIPLQKPILSGITADSLSTLVPYWDNKRTDILVTILISNCGVSRRMDYLKRLEEYLTVDVYGKCSLNHKNSCPGHFRADCKLMSEYLFYLVFENSQCDEYLTEKSFYHAYSKGAIPVIMGPSIDVCEKLLPPDSFLHVDSYENAQKLAYDMIKISQDETLLLKYHRWRNDFAIANEHGYFGSKSYHLCRICEALNFNDDKEKVYDENSLRQFLDPSLLCRD